A single genomic interval of Chitinophaga sp. 180180018-3 harbors:
- a CDS encoding TCR/Tet family MFS transporter produces the protein MQTSRKSAMGFIFITLLIDVMGWGLIIPVMADLIAQLKGIPVNQASTYGAMLLSVFAITQFMFAPVVGNLSDRFGRRPVLLVSLLGFGIDYIILALAPAYGWLFIGRVVAGITGASFTTATAYIADVSVDETTKAKNFGLIGAAFGLGFVLGPALGGLLAHWGLRAPFYAAAVLCLLNCLYGFFFLPESLSKENRRPFDWKRANPFGSLKFLTRHPEISALSLSFFLIYLGAQAIQGNWNFFTIYRFHWTEGMVGMSLAVVGVLVGAVQAGLTRVVVPKFGNEKSIYMGLSLYTLGLVLFAFATEGWMMFAFLVPYCLGGICGPSLQSVISGHVPGNQQGELQGALTSLMSLTTIIGPLIMNGTFSYFTSDRAPFYFPGIHFLIGALCMLLSLLLIRRILSREKKEHPELVNVIEGSPEMKDVQVH, from the coding sequence ATGCAAACATCCAGGAAGTCTGCAATGGGCTTTATTTTTATCACATTATTGATCGACGTAATGGGATGGGGATTAATCATCCCGGTAATGGCGGATCTGATTGCCCAGCTGAAAGGCATTCCGGTGAATCAGGCCAGTACCTACGGTGCGATGTTATTATCCGTTTTTGCCATTACACAATTTATGTTTGCCCCGGTGGTAGGTAACCTGAGCGACCGGTTTGGCCGCCGGCCGGTATTGCTGGTTTCCCTGCTGGGGTTTGGTATCGATTACATCATCCTTGCGCTGGCCCCGGCTTATGGCTGGTTGTTCATCGGAAGGGTAGTAGCAGGTATCACAGGCGCCAGCTTCACTACAGCTACCGCCTATATTGCTGATGTGAGCGTTGATGAAACCACGAAGGCTAAGAACTTCGGATTGATCGGAGCTGCATTCGGACTGGGTTTCGTATTGGGCCCTGCACTTGGTGGCCTGCTGGCACACTGGGGCCTGAGAGCGCCTTTTTATGCAGCGGCTGTGCTTTGCCTGCTCAACTGTTTGTATGGGTTTTTCTTCCTGCCTGAATCATTGAGTAAAGAGAACCGCCGTCCGTTCGACTGGAAACGAGCCAATCCTTTTGGATCGCTGAAATTCCTGACACGACATCCGGAGATCAGTGCACTGTCGCTCAGCTTTTTCCTCATTTACCTTGGCGCACAGGCTATTCAGGGTAACTGGAACTTCTTCACGATCTATCGTTTTCACTGGACAGAAGGCATGGTAGGAATGTCGCTGGCAGTAGTAGGCGTGCTCGTGGGAGCTGTACAGGCTGGTCTGACAAGAGTAGTGGTGCCAAAATTCGGGAATGAGAAAAGCATCTATATGGGGCTGTCTCTCTATACCCTGGGGCTGGTATTATTTGCCTTTGCCACAGAAGGTTGGATGATGTTCGCTTTCCTGGTACCTTACTGTCTTGGCGGGATCTGTGGTCCCTCTCTGCAATCCGTTATTTCCGGTCATGTGCCGGGTAATCAGCAGGGAGAGCTGCAGGGAGCGCTAACCAGCCTGATGAGTCTGACTACGATCATTGGTCCGCTTATCATGAATGGTACATTTAGTTATTTCACGAGTGACCGGGCGCCTTTCTATTTCCCGGGTATACACTTCCTGATTGGTGCCTTATGTATGTTGCTGAGCCTTTTGCTTATCAGAAGGATACTGAGCCGTGAAAAGAAGGAGCATCCTGAGTTGGTGAATGTGATTGAGGGGTCGCCGGAGATGAAGGATGTGCAGGTGCATTAA
- a CDS encoding alpha/beta hydrolase codes for MQLRSVFIIFLLMMTSVYMNAQQQTGHYAPVNGLQLYYEVHGSGYPLVLLHGGGSTIESNYGGVLPMLAKEHQVIAIELQAHGHTKDIDRPLSFEQDADDVAALLKQLKIEKADIMGFSNGATTALQMGIRHPELVNRLVLVAALYKRDGVPAGFFEGFSGATLNTMPKPLQAAYLKANPDQKGLEAMFHRDVARMMAFKDISDADIKSIQAPAFVIGGDADVIQPRHTLQLAQTLPHAKLAILPGGHGECLAEVCTPQNNKAVVALTMAMISEFLR; via the coding sequence ATGCAATTGAGATCTGTATTTATTATTTTTCTGTTGATGATGACATCTGTTTATATGAATGCCCAGCAGCAAACAGGCCATTATGCACCGGTAAACGGGTTACAGCTATATTACGAAGTACATGGCAGTGGCTATCCATTGGTATTGCTGCATGGCGGTGGATCCACCATTGAATCTAATTATGGCGGGGTGTTACCCATGCTTGCGAAAGAACATCAGGTAATAGCCATAGAATTGCAGGCGCATGGACATACCAAAGATATCGACCGCCCACTTAGTTTCGAGCAGGATGCAGATGATGTAGCAGCGCTGTTGAAGCAATTGAAGATAGAGAAGGCAGATATCATGGGCTTCAGCAATGGTGCTACTACGGCCTTACAGATGGGAATCCGTCATCCGGAGCTGGTGAACCGGCTGGTACTGGTGGCTGCGCTCTACAAAAGAGATGGCGTACCGGCGGGTTTCTTTGAAGGATTTAGCGGGGCTACGCTGAACACGATGCCTAAACCTTTACAGGCGGCTTATCTGAAGGCGAATCCGGATCAGAAAGGGCTGGAAGCCATGTTCCACAGGGATGTGGCGAGAATGATGGCATTTAAAGATATCAGCGATGCTGACATAAAATCTATTCAGGCGCCTGCATTCGTGATAGGAGGTGATGCAGATGTCATACAGCCGCGACACACCCTGCAACTGGCACAAACATTACCACATGCAAAACTCGCCATATTGCCAGGCGGGCATGGTGAATGCCTGGCAGAGGTTTGTACACCACAAAATAACAAAGCGGTCGTTGCACTCACGATGGCGATGATCAGTGAGTTCCTGCGATAG
- a CDS encoding SMI1/KNR4 family protein — MDIFEKITRLGGVKQSGKRPVTSDLPAFRKTIANIMGNLPEEDVLSFASTFGFTSFNKNVVSSVIEHSSFLKSGTVDIGMLFGIGQQRNSVLSIIDTYFFPEQIRHHFFPICAGYPGDIIFYSLEKETFGKIYYWHHESPASAAPGLVAHSFDSFLAGLMVNDTKETNEVLTPEELIKINERRKKVGLPLIDQFRNNGN, encoded by the coding sequence ATGGATATCTTTGAAAAGATAACCAGACTGGGAGGAGTAAAACAATCCGGCAAACGCCCGGTAACCTCCGACCTGCCTGCGTTTCGAAAAACCATCGCCAATATCATGGGAAACCTGCCGGAAGAAGATGTACTCTCTTTCGCCAGCACCTTCGGATTTACAAGCTTCAATAAAAATGTGGTCAGTTCTGTTATTGAACACTCCTCATTCCTGAAAAGCGGCACAGTTGATATAGGCATGCTCTTCGGTATCGGCCAGCAACGGAACAGTGTGCTGAGCATCATTGATACCTATTTTTTTCCGGAACAGATCAGGCACCACTTCTTCCCTATCTGCGCCGGTTATCCGGGCGATATTATTTTTTATTCGCTGGAAAAAGAAACCTTTGGCAAAATATATTACTGGCATCATGAATCGCCCGCCAGCGCAGCCCCCGGGCTTGTTGCACATTCGTTTGACAGCTTCCTGGCCGGACTGATGGTGAATGATACGAAAGAAACAAACGAAGTATTAACCCCTGAAGAACTGATAAAGATTAATGAGAGAAGGAAAAAAGTAGGGCTTCCGCTGATAGATCAGTTCAGGAACAATGGGAACTAA
- a CDS encoding DUF6596 domain-containing protein, giving the protein MSVRYKIIITLHLVSGFGVPEIANALFMKEEAVKKAITRIKATLRASGLTMPGVLKKQLVQHRHVIHTILYLLFNEGYKTTRRQGGINIDLCYEATRLLQLIAMEDPCHDAHALLSLMFLNVSRFPARISARDEWLTLAQQDRRLWNRALIGTGLFYLDKAGMENFPGQFYIEALISSIHCTTERFEDTDWTKIAALYGQLEKMLPGDPVITLNRIIAESYTGTVVGLAEELSGLEPLFTAGYGLLYWLTKAHLYQQEGEMSLVPGCYKEALAAARSQIDREFVQKKISEFTRSQQ; this is encoded by the coding sequence TTGTCGGTACGCTATAAGATCATCATTACGCTGCATTTGGTATCCGGCTTTGGCGTTCCGGAGATTGCGAATGCGCTTTTTATGAAAGAAGAGGCCGTGAAGAAGGCCATCACCCGGATAAAGGCTACGCTGCGTGCCTCCGGGCTGACGATGCCGGGCGTATTGAAAAAGCAGCTGGTGCAACACCGGCATGTTATTCATACCATCCTGTATCTGTTGTTCAACGAAGGATACAAAACAACCCGCAGACAGGGAGGAATCAATATAGACCTTTGCTATGAAGCCACCCGGCTGTTGCAGTTGATAGCTATGGAAGATCCCTGTCACGACGCACATGCGCTGTTATCGCTAATGTTCCTGAATGTTTCGCGATTTCCGGCACGTATTTCAGCGCGGGATGAGTGGCTGACGCTTGCGCAGCAGGACAGGCGCTTATGGAACCGGGCACTCATAGGAACGGGTTTGTTTTATCTTGATAAAGCAGGAATGGAAAATTTTCCCGGTCAGTTTTATATAGAAGCGCTGATTTCATCCATTCACTGCACTACAGAAAGATTTGAAGACACTGACTGGACAAAGATTGCAGCATTGTACGGACAGCTGGAGAAGATGCTGCCGGGTGATCCGGTAATTACACTCAACAGGATCATCGCGGAGAGTTACACCGGTACCGTAGTGGGGCTGGCAGAAGAGTTAAGCGGGCTGGAGCCCTTGTTCACAGCAGGATACGGGCTATTGTACTGGCTAACGAAAGCGCATCTTTATCAGCAGGAAGGTGAAATGTCACTGGTGCCGGGATGTTATAAAGAAGCGCTGGCAGCGGCCCGGTCGCAGATCGATCGGGAGTTTGTGCAAAAGAAGATAAGTGAATTTACCCGCTCTCAGCAATAA
- a CDS encoding YciI family protein, translating to MKEFLMLIREGAAYDQMSPEEMQACVAKHVEWVNSLTQKGQYKDANPLETVGAVIRGNMVTDGPYIESKECVSGYYILLAGSLEEAITIAKGCPDLAMGCTLEVREMTNLNDQEN from the coding sequence ATGAAAGAGTTTTTAATGCTTATCCGCGAAGGAGCAGCGTACGACCAGATGTCGCCCGAGGAAATGCAGGCCTGTGTTGCCAAACATGTTGAGTGGGTTAACAGTCTTACTCAAAAAGGGCAGTACAAGGATGCGAATCCGCTGGAAACTGTTGGCGCAGTGATCAGGGGCAATATGGTAACAGACGGGCCGTATATCGAAAGCAAGGAATGTGTAAGCGGGTACTATATTCTGCTGGCGGGTTCACTGGAAGAGGCGATTACAATTGCAAAGGGATGCCCTGACCTGGCGATGGGGTGTACATTGGAAGTTAGGGAAATGACCAATCTGAATGACCAGGAAAACTGA
- a CDS encoding glycosyl hydrolase — MIVSYTLPRYHPFIFLQRYIYGCLFLLLALCQLLASGVVNAQAVALKHGFLHPPASAKPGVYWYFMDGNLSEAGITADLEAMKAAGISNVLFLEVNVGIPRGKVDFLSETWQRIFVHAVRESERLGIAITLGIGPGWSGSGGPWVKPAQSMRHLVASRINVSGNESAVLHLPVPAPRTPFFGEGVFTGGLRKQWTDYYEDIAVLAFPTPADSTTLTDIDEKALYYRAPFTSQRGVKPFLPMPDVFPAVAGIPREKVKDVSAWLQPDGTLNWKVPPGKWTIMRFGLRNNGAITRPAPTPGLGFEADKFDTTAIKAHLDHYIGALLRKLGKRNPAAEGGLKRLHMDSWEMGAQNWTANFREFFRKRRGYDPLPFYPVYAGRIIDNPQISERFLWDLRQTAQELVLENHAGYVKQYAHRQGLKLSIEPYDMNPTADLELGAIADVPMCEFWSKGMGFNSAFSCIEAVSIAHVNGQQQVPAEAFTAEQNEGWKQYPGSMKNQGDWAFAAGINQFVFHTFQSQMLNEALRPGMTMGPYGVHWDRHQTWWPLVGGYHDYLSRCQFVLQQGTSVADILYLTPEGAPHVFQPPASALSGDPVLPDRKGYNFDGCSPGQLYKATVQNGRIVFPGGASYRILVLPAVAAMTPQLLKKIQSLVNAGAVVTGVPPRYSPGLTGYPACDVMVRAIARQLWEPSSAIGRRIIRSTVPEGALYPYYDSTAAILQAMKVAPDLEAGTDIRYAHRRVGNTDVYFLSNKTSTTIRTTAVFRSHGGKPQLWDPMTGNMRALPEYTTPDNVRTAIPLQFNAGESYFIVFDREAAPRFSSPENFPASREILTLQGPWKVTFDPKWGGPGEVAFDTLQDWINRPEPGIRYYSGMAVYRKTFDLKALNSHATYLLQLGSVDNLASVTLNGKTLGTLWAAPWQIDITPALKEKNNQLEITVANRWPNRLIGDEQRPDDGIRNGQWPDWLLKNEPRNSGRFTFSTWKFYTKDSPLLPSGLHGPVVITN; from the coding sequence ATGATAGTTTCGTATACACTTCCACGTTATCATCCCTTTATTTTTTTACAGAGATATATTTATGGCTGTCTTTTTCTGTTGTTGGCGCTGTGCCAGCTGCTTGCATCAGGCGTTGTAAATGCGCAGGCGGTAGCCCTGAAGCATGGATTCCTGCACCCGCCGGCTTCTGCCAAACCGGGTGTGTACTGGTATTTCATGGATGGCAACTTGTCGGAAGCAGGGATTACGGCCGACCTGGAAGCAATGAAGGCCGCAGGCATCAGCAATGTACTTTTCCTGGAAGTAAACGTTGGTATTCCCCGGGGCAAAGTAGATTTCCTCAGTGAAACCTGGCAGCGGATATTCGTTCATGCCGTCAGGGAAAGCGAGCGGCTGGGGATAGCCATCACGCTGGGAATCGGCCCCGGATGGTCGGGGAGTGGCGGTCCCTGGGTGAAACCTGCTCAGTCTATGCGCCACCTCGTGGCATCCCGCATCAATGTTTCGGGAAACGAATCTGCCGTACTCCATTTGCCCGTACCAGCCCCGCGTACACCGTTTTTTGGCGAAGGTGTTTTCACGGGCGGACTGAGAAAACAATGGACCGATTATTATGAAGATATAGCCGTATTGGCATTTCCCACTCCGGCCGATAGTACAACGCTTACCGATATTGACGAAAAGGCGCTGTACTACCGGGCTCCGTTCACCTCCCAGAGAGGAGTGAAGCCCTTTCTGCCAATGCCGGACGTTTTTCCGGCTGTGGCCGGCATCCCCCGGGAGAAGGTGAAAGATGTATCCGCCTGGCTGCAACCCGATGGTACGCTCAACTGGAAAGTGCCGCCGGGCAAATGGACCATCATGCGGTTCGGCCTGCGGAACAACGGCGCTATCACACGCCCCGCACCAACTCCGGGACTTGGCTTTGAAGCTGATAAGTTCGATACCACCGCTATTAAAGCCCACCTCGATCATTATATCGGGGCGTTGCTGAGGAAGCTCGGCAAACGCAACCCGGCAGCCGAAGGTGGACTGAAACGGCTGCATATGGACAGCTGGGAGATGGGGGCGCAAAACTGGACCGCCAACTTCCGGGAGTTTTTCAGGAAAAGACGCGGGTACGATCCCCTGCCTTTTTACCCGGTATATGCCGGTCGTATTATAGACAATCCGCAAATCAGCGAGCGATTCCTGTGGGATCTGCGGCAAACGGCCCAGGAACTGGTGCTGGAGAATCATGCCGGTTATGTAAAGCAATACGCCCACCGCCAGGGTTTGAAATTATCCATAGAACCCTATGACATGAATCCTACGGCCGACCTGGAACTGGGCGCTATCGCGGATGTTCCGATGTGCGAATTCTGGAGCAAAGGCATGGGCTTTAATTCAGCTTTCAGCTGTATAGAGGCCGTATCCATTGCACATGTGAACGGACAACAACAGGTGCCGGCAGAGGCTTTTACCGCAGAACAAAATGAAGGGTGGAAGCAGTATCCCGGCTCCATGAAGAATCAGGGTGACTGGGCCTTTGCTGCTGGTATTAATCAGTTTGTATTTCACACCTTTCAAAGTCAGATGCTGAACGAAGCCCTGCGCCCCGGAATGACCATGGGCCCCTACGGTGTGCACTGGGACCGTCATCAGACCTGGTGGCCGCTGGTAGGAGGGTATCATGATTATTTGTCGCGTTGCCAGTTTGTACTCCAGCAGGGAACTTCCGTGGCCGACATCCTCTACCTGACGCCTGAAGGTGCCCCGCATGTATTTCAGCCTCCGGCTTCCGCTTTATCGGGCGATCCTGTATTGCCCGACCGTAAAGGCTACAACTTCGACGGATGTTCGCCCGGGCAGTTATACAAAGCCACCGTGCAGAACGGACGTATCGTATTTCCCGGCGGCGCCAGTTATCGTATACTGGTGTTACCTGCCGTGGCAGCCATGACACCACAGCTGTTGAAAAAAATACAATCGCTGGTGAATGCCGGGGCAGTTGTTACCGGTGTGCCACCCCGGTATTCGCCCGGCCTCACCGGCTACCCGGCCTGTGACGTAATGGTACGGGCCATTGCCCGGCAGTTATGGGAGCCATCATCCGCTATTGGCAGGCGTATCATCCGCAGCACTGTACCGGAGGGAGCGCTGTATCCGTATTACGACAGTACCGCTGCTATCCTGCAGGCGATGAAAGTAGCGCCTGACCTGGAAGCAGGAACGGATATCCGCTACGCACATCGCCGTGTAGGGAACACCGATGTTTATTTTCTTTCCAACAAAACCAGCACCACTATCCGCACCACCGCTGTTTTCCGCAGTCACGGCGGAAAACCTCAGTTATGGGATCCTATGACCGGAAACATGCGGGCATTGCCTGAATATACTACCCCGGATAACGTTCGTACGGCAATACCGTTGCAGTTTAACGCCGGAGAAAGCTATTTCATCGTCTTTGACAGGGAAGCTGCACCGCGGTTCTCATCTCCCGAAAACTTCCCGGCAAGCCGCGAAATACTTACCCTGCAAGGGCCCTGGAAAGTTACATTTGACCCCAAATGGGGTGGGCCGGGAGAGGTAGCATTCGATACACTTCAGGACTGGATTAACCGGCCCGAACCCGGTATCAGGTACTATTCGGGCATGGCCGTTTATCGCAAAACCTTTGATCTGAAAGCGCTCAACAGCCATGCAACGTACCTGTTGCAACTCGGCAGCGTTGATAACCTGGCCAGCGTAACGCTGAATGGAAAAACGCTGGGAACCTTGTGGGCGGCGCCCTGGCAGATAGATATCACGCCGGCGCTGAAGGAAAAAAATAATCAGCTCGAGATCACGGTTGCCAATCGCTGGCCTAACAGGCTGATTGGAGATGAGCAACGGCCTGATGATGGTATCCGGAACGGCCAGTGGCCGGACTGGCTACTGAAAAATGAGCCGCGTAACAGTGGCCGGTTTACATTTTCGACCTGGAAATTTTATACGAAAGACTCCCCGCTGTTGCCTTCCGGCCTGCATGGCCCCGTAGTAATTACGAATTAA
- a CDS encoding formylglycine-generating enzyme family protein, whose amino-acid sequence MKYIFMAVLVTTASSISCSQSNSKRSLNATAPDSVKTTGTTGFIIEQEMVTVQGGTFAMGGNEENNKPIHNVTLSSFKIAKYETTQAQWEKVMGKNPASNPGCADCPIESISWEMVQTFITKLNRLTGKHYRLPTEAEWEYAARGGRKSKGFEFAGSNDIKAVAWTSLDSGLNPHPVGQKKPNELGLYDMSGNVWEWCNDWYDENYYRKSPKNNPTGPATKPPDKKNDDGLISPLRVVRGGNSGNGAAYSRVASRPKYRLGYHSIGFRLASSN is encoded by the coding sequence ATGAAATACATTTTCATGGCAGTTCTCGTCACAACGGCTTCAAGTATCTCGTGCTCGCAAAGCAATTCGAAAAGATCATTAAACGCAACTGCTCCTGACTCTGTGAAGACGACTGGCACAACTGGATTTATCATTGAGCAAGAAATGGTAACCGTGCAGGGCGGCACGTTTGCCATGGGCGGAAATGAAGAAAATAACAAGCCCATTCATAATGTTACGTTAAGCAGTTTCAAGATAGCCAAGTACGAAACTACGCAAGCACAATGGGAAAAGGTCATGGGTAAAAATCCTGCCAGTAATCCAGGTTGTGCGGATTGCCCGATAGAAAGTATTAGCTGGGAAATGGTACAAACATTTATTACAAAGTTGAATAGGCTCACCGGTAAACACTATCGGTTGCCCACAGAAGCAGAATGGGAATATGCTGCAAGAGGCGGCAGAAAGAGTAAGGGTTTTGAATTTGCAGGTAGTAATGATATCAAGGCGGTAGCCTGGACTTCCCTCGATAGCGGATTAAATCCTCATCCTGTTGGACAAAAAAAGCCCAATGAATTAGGATTGTATGATATGTCAGGCAATGTATGGGAATGGTGCAACGATTGGTATGATGAAAATTATTATCGAAAAAGTCCGAAAAATAATCCGACTGGGCCTGCGACGAAGCCGCCCGACAAGAAGAACGACGATGGTCTTATTTCTCCGCTTCGTGTTGTCCGTGGTGGTAACTCAGGCAATGGGGCTGCTTATAGCCGCGTAGCATCTCGTCCCAAATACAGGTTAGGCTATCACTCAATCGGATTTCGCCTCGCTTCTTCAAATTAG
- the rluF gene encoding 23S rRNA pseudouridine(2604) synthase RluF: protein MDISINKYISDTGFCSRREADKYIEQGRVTINDDIASKGNRVKDGDVVEVDGEPLKKKKSTVYIALNKHKGITCTTDLKDKTNIIDYVNFSSRIFPIGRLDKRSEGLIFLTNDGDIVNKILRAGNQHEKEYIVTVDKPVDLEFIKAMRNGVRILGTVTQKCFVQQEGSNRFRIILTQGLNRQIRRMCEALGYEVTTLKRVRIMNMTLKDLAPGKWRYFTKDEVNAINALVANSSKTEKNDGHDGMDE, encoded by the coding sequence ATGGACATCAGCATTAACAAATACATCAGCGACACCGGCTTCTGCAGCCGGCGGGAAGCAGATAAATATATTGAGCAGGGCAGGGTTACCATCAACGATGATATTGCATCGAAAGGCAACCGGGTGAAAGACGGCGACGTAGTAGAGGTGGATGGGGAACCGCTGAAAAAGAAGAAATCCACGGTGTATATCGCACTGAATAAACACAAGGGGATTACCTGTACCACCGATCTTAAAGATAAAACCAATATCATCGACTACGTAAATTTCTCTTCGCGGATATTTCCGATAGGCCGACTGGATAAGCGTTCTGAAGGATTGATCTTTCTTACAAATGATGGTGATATCGTGAATAAGATTCTGCGCGCGGGCAATCAGCACGAGAAAGAATATATCGTAACCGTAGATAAGCCTGTAGACCTGGAATTCATAAAGGCGATGCGTAACGGAGTACGTATACTCGGTACCGTTACACAGAAATGTTTTGTGCAACAGGAAGGATCTAACCGCTTCCGGATCATCTTAACCCAGGGGTTGAACCGCCAGATCCGGCGTATGTGTGAGGCATTGGGATATGAAGTAACCACCCTCAAACGGGTACGCATTATGAACATGACGCTGAAAGACCTGGCACCGGGGAAATGGCGTTACTTCACAAAAGATGAAGTGAATGCGATCAATGCGCTGGTAGCTAACAGCAGCAAAACAGAAAAAAACGATGGCCATGACGGGATGGACGAATGA